A stretch of Lathyrus oleraceus cultivar Zhongwan6 chromosome 6, CAAS_Psat_ZW6_1.0, whole genome shotgun sequence DNA encodes these proteins:
- the LOC127092670 gene encoding protein FAR1-RELATED SEQUENCE 5 isoform X2, with protein sequence MIVCSFHWITFSSSDHSFHPVINFIVPLCLSLYWFFMDGDHNELGNAREESVVGPETSNNLDLNVEQDCGSPNVHGNGSQSGLTSANAFCSSTILGIGTVFESDEHAYRCYNKYARLMGFNVRKDWINRSKVHGMVVSRKFTCSKEGYRRTDRRDCNVKKHRKETRTGCLAHMIITRQSDGKYHVTHFEAQHNHDDVNRSNANMLLLDLQNEINVAQAVEAVEDDSYNSLGPKSRSALKVMNKKLVARDSLDQLSMNYDNYLHSVRGRDMGKGEAGRLLGYFQRQHFENPTFFYALQLDADDKVSNIFWADDNMVVDYDHFGDVVCLDTTCRTNRALRPLVQFLGVNHHKQVLIFASAFLYDETVESFNWLFRSFIDTMSGKKPKAIITEQDAAIIEAVNTVLPETNQYTCVWQMYENTVKHLGHFVKDAKSFANDLRCCIYGPKNEEDFTHAWEAMLEKYNLHQNEWLRWMYREREKWAVFFGQNTFFVDTKGFHLDEQRYKEIEASDEMKRCFPKLMGNVVILKHASVAYTPRAFEVFQQRYEKSLNDLVNLHNKDGSLFEYKVNTFGHARQYSVTFNSLDDTVVCSCMKFEHVGFLCSHALKVLDNRNIKVVPSRYILKRWTKDARLGNIRELKQCKMQDNPKMVVASCYKDLCHRLVNLSARASESVEAYQFAARQLDEVMEGVQKILTSKGDEAQVITSSSIHIDASESEPAEIFPNGHATENQDESNRVSGEIARIATPDRWQTTVNYNQTNSDRILNVEPPPNTVLCISSPASPYVSPQSGTPNPLLQDLFGFEANQVVQCMYEQPDLVLDHQSDTNLFPPPNFFSNQQNPPCGSQLSQEPIIPNTYHESMPINNQTPQGMDLDIQNPHSESCLLLCDHRYRRSDSA encoded by the exons ATGATAGTTTGTTCCTTCCATTGGATCACGTTCTCAAGTTCTGATCACAGTTTCCATCCAGTGATCAATTTCATAGTTCCCCTTTGCCTCAGTTTATATTG GTTTTTCATGGATGGTGATCATAATGAGTTAGGTAACGCGCGTGAAGAAAGTGTTGTTGGACCTGAAACATCGAATAATTTGGACTTGAATGTGGAGCAGGACTGTGGCAGCCCGAACGTTCATGGTAATGGCTCTCAATCTGGTCTCACATCTGCAAATGCATTCTGCAGCAGCACAATATTGGGAATCGGTACAGTATTTGAGTCTGATGAACATGCATATAGATGCTATAACAAGTATGCCAGATTGATGGGTTTCAATGTTAGAAAGGATTGGATAAATAGGAGTAAGGTACATGGTATGGTGGTTTCTAGAAAATTTACCTGCTCAAAAGAGGGATATCGTAGGACAGACAGAAGAGATTGCAATGTGAAGAAACATCGAAAGGAAACGAGAACTGGCTGTTTGGCACACATGATCATCACTCGTCAATCAGATGGAAAATACCATGTCACCCATTTTGAAGCACAACATAATCATGATGATGTAAATCGTAGCAATGCTAACATGTTATTACTAGACTTGCAAAATGAGATTAATGTTGCTCAGGCTGTGGAGGCTGTGGAGGATGACTCGTATAATAGTTTGGGGCCAAAATCTAGGTCAGCATTAAAGGTGATGAATAAAAAGTTAGTTGCACGTGATTCTCTTGATCAACTTTCCATGAATTATGACAATTACCTTCATTCTGTAAGGGGAAGAGATATGGGTAAAGGAGAAGCAGGGCGTTTGCTGGGTTATTTTCAAAGACAACACTTTGAAAATCCAACATTTTTTTATGCTCTACAGCTTGATGCTGATGACAAGGTAAGCAATATATTCTGGGCTGATGATAATATGGTGGTAGATTACGATCATTTTGGGGATGTTGTTTGTTTGGATACAACTTGCAGAACAAACAGAGCTCTTCGGCCACTTGTACAATTTTTAGGTGTTAATCATCATAAACAAGTATTAATATTTGCTTCTGCTTTTTTGTATGATGAGACCGTTGAATCATTTAATTGGCTATTTCGATCTTTTATTGACACAATGTCTGGGAAAAAGCCAAAGGCCATTATCACAGAACAAGATGCTGCAATCATTGAAGCAGTCAATACTGTTTTACCTGAAACAAATCAGTACACATGTGTATGGCAGATGTATGAGAACACTGTGAAACACCTCGGCCATTTCGTTAAAGATGCTAAATCCTTTGCAAATGATCTAAGGTGTTGTATATATGGTCCCAAGAATGAGGAAGATTTTACTCATGCTTGGGAGGCTATGCTGGAGAAATATAATCTTCATCAAAATGAATGGCTGAGATGGATGTATAGAGAAAGGGAGAAATGGGCTGTTTTCTTTGGTCAGAATACGTTTTTTGTAGATACCAAAGGCTTTCATTTAG ATGAGCAACGCTATAAAGAAATAGAAGCTAGTGATGAAATGAAGAGATGTTTTCCAAAGCTAATGGGCAATGTGGTTATATTGAAACATGCCAGCGTTGCCTATACTCCAAGAGCATTTGAAGTATTTCAGCAAAGATACGAGAAATCTTTGAATGATCTTGTCAACCTACATAACAAAGATGGATCTTTGTTTGAGTATAAAGTGAACACATTTGGCCATGCAAGACAATACAGTGTCACCTTCAATTCTTTAGATGATACAGTTGTCTGCAGTTGTATGAAGTTTGAGCATGTTGGTTTTCTGTGTAGCCATGCACTGAAAGTTCTTGATAATAGGAACATTAAAGTAGTTCCATCTCGATATATCTTGAAGAGATGGACAAAAGATGCAAGATTGGGAAATATTCGAGAGCTTAAGCAATGTAAAATGCAAGATAACCCTAAGATGGTTGTAGCAAGCTGTTACAAAGATTTGTGTCACAGACTTGTCAATTTATCAGCAAGAGCTTCTGAATCTGTGGAGGCTTATCAATTTGCCGCGAGGCAACTTGATGAAGTGATGGAAGGAGTGCAGAAAATCTTGACATCGAAAGGTGATGAAGCTCAAGTTATCACCTCAAGTAGTATTCATATAGATGCTTCAGAAAGTGAGCCAGCAGAGATCTTTCCGAATGGACATGCAACTGAGAATCAGGATGAAAGTAACAGAGTAAGCGGAGAAATTGCCAGGATCGCTACACCAGATAGGTGGCAAACAACGGTGAATTATAATCAAACTAATTCAGATAGAATTTTAAATGTAGAACCTCCTCCAAATACTGTTCTCTGCATCTCAAGCCCCGCGTCTCCATATGTTTCACCTCAATCCGGGACACCAAATCCCCTTTTGCAG GACTTATTTGGTTTTGAAGCCAATCAAGTGGTTCAATGTATGTATGAACAGCCTGATCTTGTGTTGGACCATCAATCTGATACTAACCTGTTTCCACCGCCAAACTTCTTTTCTAACCAACAGAACCCTCCTTGTGGTTCTCAACTATCACAG GAGCCTATAATCCCGAACACATACCATGAATCCATGCCAATCAATAATCAGACGCCACAG GGGATGGATCTTGATATCCAAAATCCTCATTCAGAATCATGTCTCTTGCTTTGTGACCATAGATACAGAAGGTCCGACTCTGCGTAA
- the LOC127092670 gene encoding protein FAR1-RELATED SEQUENCE 5 isoform X1: MIVCSFHWITFSSSDHSFHPVINFIVPLCLSLYWFFMDGDHNELGNAREESVVGPETSNNLDLNVEQDCGSPNVHGNGSQSGLTSANAFCSSTILGIGTVFESDEHAYRCYNKYARLMGFNVRKDWINRSKVHGMVVSRKFTCSKEGYRRTDRRDCNVKKHRKETRTGCLAHMIITRQSDGKYHVTHFEAQHNHDDVNRSNANMLLLDLQNEINVAQAVEAVEDDSYNSLGPKSRSALKVMNKKLVARDSLDQLSMNYDNYLHSVRGRDMGKGEAGRLLGYFQRQHFENPTFFYALQLDADDKVSNIFWADDNMVVDYDHFGDVVCLDTTCRTNRALRPLVQFLGVNHHKQVLIFASAFLYDETVESFNWLFRSFIDTMSGKKPKAIITEQDAAIIEAVNTVLPETNQYTCVWQMYENTVKHLGHFVKDAKSFANDLRCCIYGPKNEEDFTHAWEAMLEKYNLHQNEWLRWMYREREKWAVFFGQNTFFVDTKGFHLGEILSLKFRNYLNPDLDVVQFFNHFERVLDEQRYKEIEASDEMKRCFPKLMGNVVILKHASVAYTPRAFEVFQQRYEKSLNDLVNLHNKDGSLFEYKVNTFGHARQYSVTFNSLDDTVVCSCMKFEHVGFLCSHALKVLDNRNIKVVPSRYILKRWTKDARLGNIRELKQCKMQDNPKMVVASCYKDLCHRLVNLSARASESVEAYQFAARQLDEVMEGVQKILTSKGDEAQVITSSSIHIDASESEPAEIFPNGHATENQDESNRVSGEIARIATPDRWQTTVNYNQTNSDRILNVEPPPNTVLCISSPASPYVSPQSGTPNPLLQDLFGFEANQVVQCMYEQPDLVLDHQSDTNLFPPPNFFSNQQNPPCGSQLSQEPIIPNTYHESMPINNQTPQGMDLDIQNPHSESCLLLCDHRYRRSDSA, from the exons ATGATAGTTTGTTCCTTCCATTGGATCACGTTCTCAAGTTCTGATCACAGTTTCCATCCAGTGATCAATTTCATAGTTCCCCTTTGCCTCAGTTTATATTG GTTTTTCATGGATGGTGATCATAATGAGTTAGGTAACGCGCGTGAAGAAAGTGTTGTTGGACCTGAAACATCGAATAATTTGGACTTGAATGTGGAGCAGGACTGTGGCAGCCCGAACGTTCATGGTAATGGCTCTCAATCTGGTCTCACATCTGCAAATGCATTCTGCAGCAGCACAATATTGGGAATCGGTACAGTATTTGAGTCTGATGAACATGCATATAGATGCTATAACAAGTATGCCAGATTGATGGGTTTCAATGTTAGAAAGGATTGGATAAATAGGAGTAAGGTACATGGTATGGTGGTTTCTAGAAAATTTACCTGCTCAAAAGAGGGATATCGTAGGACAGACAGAAGAGATTGCAATGTGAAGAAACATCGAAAGGAAACGAGAACTGGCTGTTTGGCACACATGATCATCACTCGTCAATCAGATGGAAAATACCATGTCACCCATTTTGAAGCACAACATAATCATGATGATGTAAATCGTAGCAATGCTAACATGTTATTACTAGACTTGCAAAATGAGATTAATGTTGCTCAGGCTGTGGAGGCTGTGGAGGATGACTCGTATAATAGTTTGGGGCCAAAATCTAGGTCAGCATTAAAGGTGATGAATAAAAAGTTAGTTGCACGTGATTCTCTTGATCAACTTTCCATGAATTATGACAATTACCTTCATTCTGTAAGGGGAAGAGATATGGGTAAAGGAGAAGCAGGGCGTTTGCTGGGTTATTTTCAAAGACAACACTTTGAAAATCCAACATTTTTTTATGCTCTACAGCTTGATGCTGATGACAAGGTAAGCAATATATTCTGGGCTGATGATAATATGGTGGTAGATTACGATCATTTTGGGGATGTTGTTTGTTTGGATACAACTTGCAGAACAAACAGAGCTCTTCGGCCACTTGTACAATTTTTAGGTGTTAATCATCATAAACAAGTATTAATATTTGCTTCTGCTTTTTTGTATGATGAGACCGTTGAATCATTTAATTGGCTATTTCGATCTTTTATTGACACAATGTCTGGGAAAAAGCCAAAGGCCATTATCACAGAACAAGATGCTGCAATCATTGAAGCAGTCAATACTGTTTTACCTGAAACAAATCAGTACACATGTGTATGGCAGATGTATGAGAACACTGTGAAACACCTCGGCCATTTCGTTAAAGATGCTAAATCCTTTGCAAATGATCTAAGGTGTTGTATATATGGTCCCAAGAATGAGGAAGATTTTACTCATGCTTGGGAGGCTATGCTGGAGAAATATAATCTTCATCAAAATGAATGGCTGAGATGGATGTATAGAGAAAGGGAGAAATGGGCTGTTTTCTTTGGTCAGAATACGTTTTTTGTAGATACCAAAGGCTTTCATTTAGGTGAGATTCTGTCTCTTAAGTTTAGAAATTATCTAAATCCCGACCTTGATGTAGTTCAATTTTTTAACCATTTTGAAAGGGTTTTAGATGAGCAACGCTATAAAGAAATAGAAGCTAGTGATGAAATGAAGAGATGTTTTCCAAAGCTAATGGGCAATGTGGTTATATTGAAACATGCCAGCGTTGCCTATACTCCAAGAGCATTTGAAGTATTTCAGCAAAGATACGAGAAATCTTTGAATGATCTTGTCAACCTACATAACAAAGATGGATCTTTGTTTGAGTATAAAGTGAACACATTTGGCCATGCAAGACAATACAGTGTCACCTTCAATTCTTTAGATGATACAGTTGTCTGCAGTTGTATGAAGTTTGAGCATGTTGGTTTTCTGTGTAGCCATGCACTGAAAGTTCTTGATAATAGGAACATTAAAGTAGTTCCATCTCGATATATCTTGAAGAGATGGACAAAAGATGCAAGATTGGGAAATATTCGAGAGCTTAAGCAATGTAAAATGCAAGATAACCCTAAGATGGTTGTAGCAAGCTGTTACAAAGATTTGTGTCACAGACTTGTCAATTTATCAGCAAGAGCTTCTGAATCTGTGGAGGCTTATCAATTTGCCGCGAGGCAACTTGATGAAGTGATGGAAGGAGTGCAGAAAATCTTGACATCGAAAGGTGATGAAGCTCAAGTTATCACCTCAAGTAGTATTCATATAGATGCTTCAGAAAGTGAGCCAGCAGAGATCTTTCCGAATGGACATGCAACTGAGAATCAGGATGAAAGTAACAGAGTAAGCGGAGAAATTGCCAGGATCGCTACACCAGATAGGTGGCAAACAACGGTGAATTATAATCAAACTAATTCAGATAGAATTTTAAATGTAGAACCTCCTCCAAATACTGTTCTCTGCATCTCAAGCCCCGCGTCTCCATATGTTTCACCTCAATCCGGGACACCAAATCCCCTTTTGCAG GACTTATTTGGTTTTGAAGCCAATCAAGTGGTTCAATGTATGTATGAACAGCCTGATCTTGTGTTGGACCATCAATCTGATACTAACCTGTTTCCACCGCCAAACTTCTTTTCTAACCAACAGAACCCTCCTTGTGGTTCTCAACTATCACAG GAGCCTATAATCCCGAACACATACCATGAATCCATGCCAATCAATAATCAGACGCCACAG GGGATGGATCTTGATATCCAAAATCCTCATTCAGAATCATGTCTCTTGCTTTGTGACCATAGATACAGAAGGTCCGACTCTGCGTAA